Below is a genomic region from Desulfobacter sp..
TGTGCGTCATTTGAGCTCCTTGAGTTAAATTTTCAAGGAGCTCAAAAATTTTTACGCACATTTGTCAACACAAAACCGACTGTTTTTTCAATGATTTTAGATGCTTTTTATATGCAACAACCTAACCGGACACTACTGGGCCCGGACAAAAAAAAGATTCAAGCCCTGGAAAAAAAAATGACGGATCTGGGTATTTTAAAGGCAGATATTCTGGAAAAGTTCATTCGGGCTTCGGGCAGGGGGGGGCAAAAAGTGAATAAGACTTCCAGTGCTGTCTTTTTAAGCCATGGACCCACTGGAATTTGCGTTAAGGTGGGCAAGCATCGTTCCCAGCATTTGAACCGGTTTTTAGCCTTGCGCGCCCTTGTGGAAAAAATTGAAGCCCTGAAAATCGGGGTCAGGGACAAAGAGGCTGCCAAAATTGCCAAGAAGAAAAAACAAAAGCTGAACAGGAAAAGAAAAACGCGTAAAAAGCTTTCCGCCACCCTTGAAAACTCGGGGATTAAACGTGGATGATTTCCATGGTTGTATCCGCAATATAGGCCAGGCCCATGTCATGGGCCATGTTGAAAATCTTGTCAATTTGACTGTTTATTTTCCTTGCATCTCTGCCTGCGATGGCAAATCCGATTTGGGCCCATTCCAGGCTGTCGTTAAGGTCTGTTTCGGCAATGGAAACATGAAAGGTGTTGGATATTCTTGCGATCATTGATTTAACAATCTTACGTTTTGCCTTGAGCGAGGATATGCCGAAAAGTTTGAGCTTTAGCTGTCCGGTTCCCACGACCATGGGATCTTAGAATGCACCCAGTTGGCAGGGTTTTATCCTGATATCAAGTTTTTCACATGCAGAGCCCATGGCCAGTTTTGAAATCCCATGGGCTTTTGCAATATCCCAGCATTGGCGGCAGGATAACCGTGAGTTTTTCTGGGTATTAAAAATCGTGAGTTCAAGGGCTTTAGAGACGTTCACCTTTGGGTTGATCTTTTTTTTGTCCGGAAAATATCCAAATAGCCCCAGTTGGCAGTGGGCAATACAAAGTTCCATCAGGTCGGTTTGGATTCCGATTTGGGCAGGTGTCTGGCCCAGAACTTTGGCAAGTCTGTGGGCAGAGGCGCAAAAAAGCTGTCCTTGTTTGGCTGCCGCCTTAATTTCTTGTGCAATGGCAGGATCGATTTGCAGTCCTGGATGTTTTCGGGCGTAATGGCCTCTGTCCTCGTGTCCCATGGTGTCTTCTTTGTTTGACTCTTGTTTATGCTTTAAGGTATGAGATCTTTATAACCTAAAATAAAGAGGGGATAAAGGGCTTATTTTATGATTGATGAACTTGCCTCAAATAAATTTCAAATGATTTACATTGCCTCCTG
It encodes:
- a CDS encoding peptide chain release factor-like protein yields the protein MQQPNRTLLGPDKKKIQALEKKMTDLGILKADILEKFIRASGRGGQKVNKTSSAVFLSHGPTGICVKVGKHRSQHLNRFLALRALVEKIEALKIGVRDKEAAKIAKKKKQKLNRKRKTRKKLSATLENSGIKRG
- a CDS encoding DUF503 domain-containing protein, translated to MVVGTGQLKLKLFGISSLKAKRKIVKSMIARISNTFHVSIAETDLNDSLEWAQIGFAIAGRDARKINSQIDKIFNMAHDMGLAYIADTTMEIIHV